From Candidatus Hydrogenedens sp., one genomic window encodes:
- a CDS encoding OFA family MFS transporter, whose product MSEQTTQNRWIVVIGALIVQVSLGAVYIWSVFQTPLKAAFPTWTETQVTYPSQIVLAAFALAVIIGGRIQDKLGPRIVGISGGIILGIGLILAKFTQNFADSPEMALYWLIFSFSILGGLGIGFAYVCPIATCVKWFPDKRGLITGLAVAGFGAGAFFFAPLAKALISGGAYEIMSVKLFTLPQVGVFNTFLTLGVIFLVAVVFGSYLLKNPPAGFKPAGWNPPQPAGGAATRVDYSPTEMLATPAFWLLWITYFAGCTAGLQVIMKASPIWQSFSISAVSTRPVPEDIFSGIVSKGAMAVSLIAIFNAVGRIFWGKVSDNIGRKATLILMFILCGAAMLVLNYLRTYPLYILGIGVVGLCFGGYLALYPAVVTDYYGTKNVGINYGLMFTAYGAGGLAGPYLAAKLMAVAEKVPYLVTEKGAQITKEFALGSYSTAFIVSGIACLVAGAIILIIQPPKAAKS is encoded by the coding sequence ATGAGTGAGCAAACAACTCAAAATCGATGGATTGTTGTTATCGGAGCACTTATTGTTCAGGTAAGTTTGGGCGCTGTTTATATATGGAGTGTATTTCAAACTCCTCTGAAAGCGGCTTTCCCCACCTGGACGGAAACACAAGTAACTTATCCATCACAAATTGTGCTTGCGGCATTTGCTCTTGCAGTTATTATTGGTGGAAGAATTCAAGACAAGTTAGGTCCTCGAATTGTTGGAATTTCAGGCGGAATTATTTTAGGTATTGGGCTTATTCTTGCAAAGTTTACGCAAAACTTTGCAGACTCGCCCGAAATGGCTTTGTACTGGCTTATCTTCTCGTTTTCTATCTTAGGCGGATTAGGAATTGGTTTTGCGTATGTTTGTCCTATTGCTACCTGTGTAAAATGGTTCCCGGATAAAAGAGGTTTAATTACCGGTTTAGCCGTTGCTGGCTTCGGTGCAGGTGCCTTTTTCTTCGCTCCATTAGCCAAAGCATTAATATCAGGTGGTGCCTATGAAATTATGAGTGTAAAACTTTTTACATTACCACAAGTCGGTGTTTTCAATACCTTTCTTACGCTGGGTGTTATTTTCCTTGTTGCGGTTGTATTTGGCTCTTATCTGTTAAAAAATCCGCCTGCCGGATTTAAACCCGCAGGCTGGAATCCACCACAACCTGCAGGTGGAGCTGCAACTCGTGTTGATTATAGTCCTACGGAAATGTTAGCCACTCCTGCCTTCTGGTTACTCTGGATTACCTACTTTGCGGGTTGCACAGCAGGTTTACAGGTAATCATGAAAGCGTCCCCTATCTGGCAATCTTTCAGTATCTCCGCAGTTTCTACAAGACCTGTTCCTGAAGATATATTTAGCGGTATCGTTTCTAAAGGAGCGATGGCTGTTTCTCTTATCGCCATATTCAATGCCGTAGGACGAATCTTCTGGGGTAAAGTATCTGATAACATCGGAAGAAAAGCAACCTTAATTCTTATGTTTATACTATGCGGTGCTGCTATGTTAGTGTTAAACTATTTGCGGACCTATCCTTTATATATTTTAGGAATTGGTGTTGTAGGTTTATGCTTCGGCGGTTATCTGGCGTTGTATCCTGCGGTCGTCACCGATTATTATGGAACAAAGAATGTAGGTATTAACTACGGTCTGATGTTTACCGCATACGGTGCCGGCGGATTGGCAGGTCCTTATCTTGCTGCTAAATTAATGGCTGTGGCAGAAAAAGTCCCTTATTTAGTTACTGAAAAAGGAGCACAAATAACAAAAGAATTTGCTTTAGGAAGTTATAGCACAGCGTTTATTGTTAGCGGTATTGCCTGTCTGGTTGCTGGGGCTATCATACTTATCATTCAGCCACCTAAAGCCGCTAAGAGTTAA
- a CDS encoding O-antigen ligase family protein → MQKVLSQERNLFLTKSSLPIVAFLCTVLYGLGLIFLLFILNYPFLQVFFLGLAIPFAILYLLLPLNYSATIFLVFMILNHYYISITIFPVAWMEIHPREIMMFMFLGNFFVNLVLERIYWRWSVFLYFVLLYLLFFAYIATIGFLSGHHWQRVIAETRFPFFFLSALIFPHAWKSLASLKKTINIIFILTVLLGIATYALFIYVLLTGKILRFQNYLGEFVPAKIGPFRLQEVRLNGHMFFEIFFIIFLSQFFYYKEYKEKLKALIFILFFIPPLFILMMNTALVTVFFGSVLVVILYLPSRLRPLMFVMFTLCLAIVFFTLVLLFHLDILSWTNSELGISIQSRLVEITGALENLKESPLLGTGMGSQFEGIGLASNFWQDLYALSTIQTLHNLWVYWLFKGGIIGFCIIVFALAGIIFLSGYLVNIRYQGNDKGFWVGYWCALVAQVVVMSLAFPRLSYPIGQVYLAFSVAIFIILEDEIFSSDKKVKLS, encoded by the coding sequence GTGCAGAAAGTGTTATCTCAAGAAAGAAATCTATTTTTAACAAAATCGTCTCTCCCGATTGTTGCTTTTCTATGCACCGTTCTTTACGGTTTGGGTCTTATTTTTCTACTTTTCATTTTAAACTATCCTTTCTTACAAGTTTTCTTTTTGGGTTTAGCCATTCCTTTTGCCATTCTATATCTATTACTCCCCTTAAATTATTCTGCCACCATCTTCCTTGTCTTTATGATACTCAATCATTATTACATTTCTATAACAATTTTTCCTGTTGCCTGGATGGAGATACACCCTCGTGAAATTATGATGTTTATGTTTTTAGGAAATTTTTTTGTTAACCTTGTTTTAGAAAGGATATATTGGCGGTGGAGCGTTTTCCTGTATTTTGTTCTTCTTTATCTGTTGTTTTTTGCTTATATCGCTACCATCGGATTTTTATCCGGTCACCATTGGCAACGCGTCATCGCAGAAACACGCTTCCCCTTCTTTTTCCTCTCGGCACTAATATTTCCACACGCATGGAAATCCCTTGCCTCTTTGAAAAAGACAATCAATATCATATTTATTCTAACGGTGTTATTAGGAATTGCCACCTATGCCCTATTTATTTATGTGCTTTTAACGGGGAAGATACTCCGTTTCCAAAATTATTTAGGAGAATTTGTTCCTGCGAAAATAGGACCTTTCCGATTGCAAGAAGTTCGTTTAAATGGACACATGTTTTTTGAAATCTTTTTTATTATTTTTTTAAGCCAGTTTTTCTACTATAAAGAATATAAAGAAAAACTAAAGGCACTTATTTTTATATTGTTTTTTATTCCTCCACTTTTTATTTTAATGATGAATACCGCATTAGTAACCGTCTTTTTTGGTAGTGTTCTTGTAGTAATTCTCTATCTACCCTCGCGGTTAAGACCTTTAATGTTCGTTATGTTTACATTGTGTTTAGCCATAGTCTTTTTTACTCTTGTTCTTCTTTTCCATCTGGACATATTATCCTGGACAAATTCAGAGTTAGGAATTTCCATTCAATCACGGTTAGTAGAAATTACGGGGGCTTTGGAGAACTTAAAAGAATCGCCCTTATTGGGTACGGGTATGGGCAGTCAGTTTGAGGGTATAGGATTAGCCTCCAATTTCTGGCAGGATTTATATGCTCTTTCAACCATTCAGACTTTACATAATCTTTGGGTATACTGGCTGTTTAAGGGTGGGATTATCGGCTTCTGTATCATAGTTTTTGCTTTAGCGGGTATTATATTTTTGAGTGGTTACCTTGTGAATATTCGGTATCAAGGGAACGACAAAGGTTTTTGGGTCGGTTACTGGTGTGCTTTGGTTGCACAGGTAGTCGTTATGTCTCTTGCTTTCCCTCGTCTTTCCTATCCTATCGGTCAGGTATATCTTGCCTTTTCTGTAGCGATATTTATAATTTTAGAAGATGAAATTTTTTCCTCTGATAAAAAAGTAAAATTATCCTGA
- the metG gene encoding methionine--tRNA ligase, with the protein MGYKKILVTSALPYANGHIHLGHIAGAYLPADIYVRYQRLRGQKVLYIGGSDEYGVPITLTALKEGTTPKDVIDRYHNANAEAFRRLGISYDIYGRTSWDLHIDTTQSFFTNLYNKQYIFPREMELWYSTKTNRFLPDRYVKGQCPRCGYEDANGDECEKCGAQYTAKELINPRANIPGDNSTPILKTSLHWFLNLPKFQEKLIQWLESHPEWRSNVRGIALSWIEDLRPRCITRDTDWGVPIPLDHPDAMNKRIYVWFDAPIGYVTNTRQWGIDKYQDPHAWEDWWKNPDTRLIHFIGKDNVPFHAVIFPAMLMGQDNFIMADNVVGNEYLNIFNRRTGKSEKGSKSKGNMIRVNWAIDKLGTNSIRYYICSIMPENKDSDFDWNEFRNHYNGELCDIVGNFIHRTLTMIMKNFEGKVPSPGIMDEADNAMLSAISTAKEGVAESIETFRFRLALERWVDLARKANVYFDSKQPWATRKTDMERTGTTLYVCAQVVKALSILMNPFIPEGSSELCSIINYEIKQQGPEGGDDIWAEITKPLPAGFSLNPPKVLFPKLEPEFIEQLAEEHEKGLAS; encoded by the coding sequence ATGGGTTATAAAAAAATTTTAGTTACAAGTGCTTTACCGTATGCGAATGGACATATCCATTTAGGACATATCGCCGGTGCGTATTTACCAGCAGATATTTATGTTCGCTATCAGCGACTTCGGGGGCAAAAAGTCCTATATATTGGTGGTTCGGATGAGTATGGTGTGCCGATTACTTTAACAGCATTGAAAGAAGGAACAACCCCCAAAGATGTCATAGACCGCTATCATAATGCTAATGCAGAAGCCTTTCGGAGATTAGGTATTTCATACGATATTTATGGAAGAACTTCATGGGATTTGCATATTGATACCACGCAGTCATTCTTTACCAACCTTTATAATAAACAGTATATCTTTCCCCGCGAAATGGAATTGTGGTATTCCACAAAGACAAACCGATTTCTACCTGACCGTTATGTAAAGGGGCAATGTCCACGCTGTGGTTATGAAGATGCCAACGGTGATGAATGTGAGAAGTGTGGTGCTCAATATACAGCGAAGGAATTAATCAATCCCCGTGCCAATATTCCCGGTGATAATTCCACTCCTATATTAAAAACATCTCTACATTGGTTTCTTAATTTGCCCAAGTTTCAAGAAAAACTTATCCAATGGTTAGAGTCGCATCCGGAATGGCGAAGCAATGTCCGTGGAATAGCATTGAGCTGGATAGAAGATTTGCGTCCCCGTTGTATTACCCGAGATACTGATTGGGGGGTTCCTATACCGTTAGACCATCCCGATGCTATGAACAAGCGTATCTATGTGTGGTTTGATGCCCCTATTGGATATGTAACCAATACAAGGCAGTGGGGTATAGATAAATATCAAGACCCCCACGCATGGGAAGATTGGTGGAAAAATCCGGATACAAGGTTAATCCATTTTATTGGGAAAGACAATGTTCCGTTCCATGCCGTTATTTTCCCTGCGATGTTAATGGGACAGGACAATTTCATTATGGCGGACAATGTCGTTGGAAATGAGTATCTGAATATTTTCAATCGCAGAACAGGTAAATCGGAGAAGGGCTCCAAGTCCAAAGGCAACATGATTCGCGTAAACTGGGCTATTGATAAATTAGGCACGAATTCAATTCGCTACTATATATGTTCCATCATGCCCGAGAATAAAGATTCCGATTTTGATTGGAATGAATTTCGTAACCATTATAATGGTGAACTTTGTGATATTGTGGGGAATTTTATTCATCGAACCCTGACAATGATTATGAAAAACTTTGAGGGCAAAGTTCCTTCCCCTGGAATAATGGATGAAGCAGATAATGCCATGCTTTCTGCTATTTCTACGGCAAAAGAAGGAGTTGCAGAAAGTATTGAAACATTTCGTTTCCGTTTAGCGTTGGAACGATGGGTAGACCTTGCCCGTAAAGCCAATGTCTATTTTGACTCCAAACAACCCTGGGCAACCCGAAAAACAGATATGGAAAGAACGGGAACAACTCTTTATGTATGTGCCCAGGTTGTTAAAGCATTATCTATTCTGATGAACCCGTTCATACCTGAGGGTAGTTCAGAATTGTGTTCTATTATAAATTATGAAATAAAGCAACAAGGTCCCGAAGGGGGAGACGATATCTGGGCAGAAATTACAAAACCTTTACCTGCGGGTTTTTCTCTCAATCCGCCAAAAGTTTTATTCCCCAAATTGGAACCGGAATTTATTGAGCAATTGGCCGAAGAACACGAAAAAGGTCTGGCAAGTTAG
- a CDS encoding sugar phosphate isomerase/epimerase: MTHPNSQFPKIALQLYTIRDELARDCDNALQQVSEIGFRYVEIADTGTMTIPEFGKKLQQYNLKPISTHVDFLMLRQDPQSFFNEVKEAGIDKVVVPWIDPQIWQDETLLSSVLNELEQIGSQAQQQGLSISYHNHAHELIATKQGYLLDKLITQTQNVNIELDLGWAYVATQKNPLLTAQRYNKRISLFHLKDVRAIEPLKFTELGNEGKINWREVLAEIKARNSSEWIIEQDTDFEKNSLDSAKKSYQYLISLF, from the coding sequence ATGACGCACCCCAATTCTCAATTTCCTAAAATAGCCCTTCAACTCTATACCATTCGTGATGAGTTAGCAAGAGATTGTGATAACGCCCTTCAACAAGTTTCTGAAATAGGGTTCCGTTATGTAGAAATCGCAGACACAGGGACGATGACCATCCCCGAGTTTGGAAAAAAATTACAACAATATAATCTAAAACCGATAAGCACCCATGTGGACTTTCTGATGTTGCGTCAGGACCCGCAAAGTTTTTTCAACGAAGTAAAAGAGGCAGGTATTGACAAAGTTGTTGTCCCATGGATTGACCCTCAAATATGGCAGGACGAAACCCTTCTTTCCTCCGTCCTCAACGAATTGGAACAAATAGGTAGTCAGGCACAGCAACAGGGTCTTTCTATTTCTTACCATAATCATGCCCATGAACTTATTGCTACAAAACAAGGGTATCTTCTCGATAAACTTATTACACAAACCCAAAATGTTAATATCGAATTAGACCTTGGGTGGGCTTATGTTGCTACACAGAAAAACCCCTTGCTAACTGCTCAACGATACAATAAAAGAATTTCTTTATTCCACTTAAAAGATGTTCGGGCAATAGAACCCTTAAAATTTACAGAATTAGGAAATGAAGGGAAAATTAATTGGCGGGAGGTATTAGCAGAAATAAAGGCAAGGAACTCAAGCGAATGGATTATAGAGCAGGATACGGATTTTGAGAAGAATTCCCTGGATAGTGCTAAGAAGAGTTATCAGTATTTGATTTCATTGTTTTAG
- a CDS encoding sugar phosphate isomerase/epimerase: MPFGLQLYSVRELAKKDLQSTLKKVREIGYEYVQWSGMPDLSAKEIRSALDTAGLKAVAAHINVEDFEKNFDEQVEFWKTVGVTDIAPGGMMSDCRADSEAWLKGCARLDALGARLRLKNIRLSYHNHDWELQSFPNQSSSRLDVLLQSTCPDNLYAEFDLAWLYIGGSNPADWLKKYPKRCPVVHIKDAKIEKKLVGKKHTFVPLGEGDLNWEEILPAAKTAQVEWYMYEQDSFQGDILEEISESYMFLKKYIST, translated from the coding sequence ATGCCCTTTGGATTACAATTATATAGCGTCCGTGAACTGGCAAAAAAAGATTTGCAATCCACATTAAAAAAAGTTCGTGAGATTGGATATGAATATGTCCAATGGAGTGGTATGCCCGATTTGTCTGCAAAAGAAATCCGTTCCGCATTGGATACGGCAGGATTAAAAGCCGTTGCAGCACATATAAATGTTGAAGATTTTGAGAAGAATTTTGATGAACAGGTGGAATTCTGGAAAACAGTAGGTGTGACGGATATTGCCCCGGGTGGAATGATGTCGGATTGTCGTGCCGATTCGGAAGCCTGGTTAAAAGGCTGTGCCAGACTGGATGCTCTGGGTGCACGGCTTCGTTTAAAAAATATACGCCTCTCCTATCATAATCACGATTGGGAACTTCAATCTTTTCCCAATCAATCCTCCTCCAGATTGGATGTCCTCTTACAGTCTACCTGTCCCGACAATTTATATGCAGAATTTGATTTAGCATGGTTATACATTGGAGGTTCCAATCCTGCGGATTGGTTGAAAAAATATCCGAAACGATGTCCCGTTGTCCATATTAAAGATGCCAAAATAGAAAAGAAACTTGTCGGTAAAAAGCATACCTTTGTTCCCTTAGGAGAAGGCGACCTTAATTGGGAAGAAATCCTCCCAGCGGCAAAAACAGCACAGGTGGAATGGTATATGTATGAACAGGACTCCTTTCAGGGAGATATATTGGAAGAAATTTCTGAAAGTTATATGTTCCTTAAAAAATACATTTCTACATGA
- the rplQ gene encoding 50S ribosomal protein L17, translating into MRHRKAGRRLGRNTSHREALMRSLMCALFRHDAIETGLMKAKELRMFAEPLITLAKVDSVHHRRLAFARLRDNDVVTRLFKEIAPACANRAGGYTRILRLDHRLGDGSPLARIEIIDMLEGKETKKAKKEKKEKQETK; encoded by the coding sequence ATGCGACATCGTAAAGCAGGAAGAAGATTAGGTAGAAATACTTCCCATAGAGAGGCATTGATGCGGAGTTTAATGTGTGCCTTGTTCCGCCATGATGCCATTGAAACCGGTTTAATGAAGGCAAAAGAACTGCGTATGTTTGCAGAGCCTTTAATCACCCTTGCCAAAGTAGATTCTGTACATCATAGAAGATTGGCATTTGCTCGTCTTCGGGATAATGATGTGGTAACCCGATTGTTTAAAGAGATTGCTCCTGCATGTGCCAATCGTGCAGGTGGATATACCCGTATCCTCCGACTTGACCATAGATTAGGAGACGGTTCCCCCTTGGCTCGTATCGAAATTATAGATATGTTAGAAGGGAAAGAGACGAAAAAAGCCAAGAAAGAAAAAAAAGAGAAACAAGAAACTAAATAA